The following coding sequences are from one Panicum hallii strain FIL2 chromosome 5, PHallii_v3.1, whole genome shotgun sequence window:
- the LOC112891418 gene encoding uncharacterized protein LOC112891418, whose translation MLPALLGGYLAVYPPPPLPPATAAAPSSSARLPAPFPARLRHASRLVARRRASGAGAGDAVSASAAGEGDEEYEAELEEEGFPGWEGGGGGGEEEDYDHDPEIGDIMGDYFDDPKKAQTRMEERIRKKRHKIVQAKTGSPNPMKVVFNKFDFSNSYIWFEFYNALLPKDATVISDALRSWHIVGRLGGCNSMNMQLSQLPLDCKRPTYDALEGANITPTSFYNIGDLEIQDTLARVWVDIGIHEPLLLDILLNALTTISSDHVGIKQVQFGGLEFVNWNEDLKTEEVGYSVRKI comes from the exons ATGCTCCCAGCGCTCCTCGGCGGCTACCTGGCCGTctacccgccgccgcctctcccacCCGCAACAGCAGCAGCCCCGAGCTCAAGCGCGCGCCTCCCGGCTCCCTTCCCCGCTCGACTCAGGCACGCGTCCCGCCTCGTCGCCCGACGGCGCGCttcgggggcgggggcgggtgATGCGGTGAGCGCGTCAGCCGCTGGGGAGGGCGACGAGGAGTACGAAGCGGAACTCGAGGAAGAAGGGTTCCCGGGgtgggagggcggcggcggcggcggagaggaggagGACTACGACCATGACCCCGAGATCGGGGACATTATGGGGGACTACTTCGACGACCCCAAGAAGGCCCAGACCCGC ATGGAGGAGAGGATAAGGAAGAAGCGCCACAAGATCGTGCAGGCCAAGACCGGCTCGCCCAATCCCATGAAGGTCGTCTTCAACAA ATTTGACTTCTCCAATTCATATATATGGTTCGAGTTCTACAATGCTCTGTTGCCGAAAGACGCTACCGTAATTTCTGAT GCTCTACGTTCTTGGCATATAGTTGGGCGCCTTGGTGGCTGCAATTCTATGAATATGCAG TTATCGCAGTTGCCTTTAGATTGCAAAAGGCCGACTTATGATGCTCTTGAAGGAGCTAACATCACTCCGACATCCTTTTACAACATTGGTGATCTTGAGATTCAAGATACTCTAGCACGAGTATG GGTAGACATTGGTATTCATGAGCCATTGCTTTTGGACATCCTGCTTAATGCCTTAACAACCATAAGTTCAGA TCATGTTGGTATTAAGCAAGTACAGTTTGGAGGGTTAGAGTTTGTGAACTGGAATGAGGACTTGAAAACAGAAGAAGTTGGATATAGCGTTCGCAAAATCTAA